A region from the Dysidea avara chromosome 15, odDysAvar1.4, whole genome shotgun sequence genome encodes:
- the LOC136245463 gene encoding uncharacterized protein, giving the protein MMFGYCLSVLLLVVVVNSAILGKDDPLLGIAQEYAGKSCGHIYDNNFASRNKSGLYWVKLITNEIVQVHCEMGLSVGSSKTVAWTKIADVDGYSCPSGWEAATIPRSAKRVCKGNGEIAGCYSAHFRIRGQNFNEVYGKVLGYQKGRTTAFNAYYSKKHDIDDTYVDGVSITYDYPRQHLFTYASGYSAGTTYRYTSYNCPCSSYAGQTPPAFVRDDYYCEAGCTGAPSATTYYSDNMLWDGKDCPVGNSCCAQPEMPYFYRRLPIATNGTVEAIEVRICQDTSFATAATLVSEMQIFIGSDL; this is encoded by the exons ATGATGTTTGGATACTGCTTGTCTGTTCTGCTGTTGGTGGTAGTTGTGAACTCTGCCATATTGGGAAAGGATGATCCTTTGTTGGGAATAGCACAAGAGTATGCAGGAAAGTCATGTGGTCACATCTACGACAACAACTTTGCTAGCCGCAACAAGTCTGGACTTTATTGGGTAAAACTGATTACCAACGAGATTGTTCAG GTTCACTGTGAAATGGGCCTTTCAGTTGGTTCATCAAAAACCGTTGCATGGACAAAGATTGCTGATGTTGATGGATACAGTTGTCCTAGTGGATGGGAGGCTGCCACCATACCACGTTCAGCTAAACGAGTGTGCAAGGGTAATGGTGAGATTGCTGGATGCTACTCAGCACATTTTCGTATCAGAGGTCAAAATTTTAATGAGGTTTATGGCAAAGTGCTTGGCTATCAGAAAGGACGCACTACAGCTTTCAATGCATACTACTCTAAGAAACATGATATAGATGATACATATGTTGATGGAGTGTCTATAACATATGACTATCCTCGCCAACACCTCTTTACCTATGCAAGCGGATACTCAGCTGGAACAACGTACCGTTACACATCCTACAATTGCCCTTGTTCCTCCTATGCTGGACAGACCCCACCAGCTTTTGTCAgagatgattactactgtgagGCAGGTTGTACTGGTGCCCCATCAGCTACTACATATTATAGCGACAACATGTTATGGGATGGCAAAGATTGTCCCGTTGGAAATAGCTGTTGTGCTCAGCCAGAAATGCCATACTTCTATAGGCGTCTTCCTATAGCAACTAATGGAACTGTTGAGGCTATTGAAGTCAGAATTTGCCAGGACACCTCTTTTGCTACTGCAGCTACTCTTGTCAGTGAAATGCAGATCTTCATTGGCTCTGATCTATAA
- the LOC136246071 gene encoding uncharacterized protein: MMFGYCLSVLLLVVAVNSAILEKDDPLLGIAQEYAGKSCAHIYDNNFASRNKSGLYWVKLTTNEIVQVHCEMGLIPGPGPVVWRKIADVDGYSCPSGWEAATIPRSAKRVCKGNGEIAGCYSAHFRVNGYNFNAVYGKVLGYQKGTTTAFNAYYSKKHDIDDTYVDGVSITYGYPRQHLFTYASGYSAGTTYRYTSYNCPCSSYAGQIPPAFVRDHYYCEAGCPGAPSGTTYYSDNMLWDGKDCPEGNSCCAQPEMPYFYRRLPIATNGTVPFIEVRICQDTSFATAATLVSEMQIFIGIDL, translated from the exons ATGATGTTTGGATACTGTTTGTCTGTTCTGCTGTTGGTGGTAGCTGTGAACTCTGCCATATTGGAAAAAGATGATCCTTTGTTGGGAATAGCACAAGAGTATGCAGGAAAGTCATGTGCTCACATCTACGACAACAACTTTGCTAGCCGCAACAAGTCTGGACTTTATTGGGTGAAACTGACTACCAACGAGATCGTTCAG GTACACTGTGAAATGGGCCTTATTCCTGGCCCTGGGCCTGTTGTATGGAGGAAGATTGCTGATGTTGATGGATACAGTTGCCCTAGTGGATGGGAGGCTGCCACCATACCACGTTCAGCCAAACGAGTGTGCAAGGGTAATGGTGAGATTGCTGGATGCTATTCGGCTCATTTTCGTGTCAACGGTTACAATTTTAATGCGGTTTATGGCAAAGTGCTTGGCTATCAGAAAGGAACAACTACAGCTTTCAACGCATACTACTCTAAGAAACATGATATAGATGATACATATGTTGATGGAGTGTCTATAACATATGGCTATCCTCGCCAACACCTCTTTACCTATGCAAGCGGATACTCAGCTGGAACAACGTACCGTTACACATCCTACAATTGCCCTTGTTCCTCCTATGCTGGACAGATCCCACCAGCTTTTGTAAGAGATCATTACTACTGTGAGGCAGGTTGTCCTGGTGCCCCATCAGGTACTACATATTATAGCGACAACATGTTATGGGATGGCAAAGATTGTCCTGAAGGAAATAGCTGCTGTGCTCAACCAGAAATGCCATACTTTTATAGGCGTCTTCCTATAGCAACTAATGGAACCGTTCCATTTATTGAAGTCAGAATTTGCCAGGATACCTCTTTTGCTACTGCAGCTACTCTTGTCAGTGAAATGCAGATCTTCATTGGCATTGATCTATAA